The Arachidicoccus terrestris genome includes the window AGCATTGAAGGCGTGCCCAAATCATTGACGGCTACAATTTGTATATCCTGCTGACCAAACAACTTACGGAAGGTCAGGCGTCCGATCCGCCCGAATCCATTAATGGCTATTCTTAACATCTTTGATAAATTTTATTTATACAAAGATATTCACCAGTCATCATGTCCTAAATGACAATAATCACTCAATTTAGGACATTGCAATAGCGTGCGCAGTTAAAACAATAGGTAGGCTTATTTCAGGCAGGATCTTTTAACCCCTTGCCCGCCAGAATATGTTTTTGATATTTTTCAATTCTGCTGATAACCGTCTTCTCTTGTTTAGGTTGTGCAAAGTAAAGAAGATAGCCACGCTGTCGTCCGGGTGTTAATGCCTTAAATGCTTTCTTAAAAGCCGGCTCTCTCTTAAACATTTCCTGTAAAGCCGCCGGCACCGTATAATCTTCCGTTTTTTTTCTGGGGACACTTAGCCCTGCCTCCTCAACAGCAATGGCCTCATAAATATAAGTCTTGATAGCTGAGCGCTGCGCCTTAATGGTTTTAAGGTCTGTAAAGCGCATTTGCCTGGCTGACTGCACCTGTGCCGACTGGTGAATAAGTAATCCCTGCGCATTTTGCAGCAGCGCCCCTTTGAAAAACAATACAGCACAGTATTCTTTAAAAGTATGGATCAATACAATATTGCGCCCATGATGTGTATAGCAAGGAGTGCCCCATTTCAGGTGTTCCTCCAACCCTGTTGAAAGTATAATCTCCCTTAATAAACGAATATGTTTTTGCCAGGATGTATCATTTTCAAAATAAAAATCGACCTTTGGATTCATGTGCTTTTGTTTTCTAAAATACAGAAACTTTTCTGTTCTCCGGCAGATACCGCCAGGAAAT containing:
- a CDS encoding YdeI/OmpD-associated family protein, with the protein product MNPKVDFYFENDTSWQKHIRLLREIILSTGLEEHLKWGTPCYTHHGRNIVLIHTFKEYCAVLFFKGALLQNAQGLLIHQSAQVQSARQMRFTDLKTIKAQRSAIKTYIYEAIAVEEAGLSVPRKKTEDYTVPAALQEMFKREPAFKKAFKALTPGRQRGYLLYFAQPKQEKTVISRIEKYQKHILAGKGLKDPA